Proteins encoded within one genomic window of Paracoccus aminophilus JCM 7686:
- a CDS encoding FecR family protein produces MSIDEEAALWVARLQSSDATNADRAAFAKWQDSDPRHAAAYAELRALWGNLAEIRIKSPRKRRVQATGAVLVVALALLFGPELALRLRADATAPVGQVVHMTLPDGSRLDLDSGAAVVLDFDGHKRQVQVLRGTVFAEVVPDTQRPFLIQADALTAKAVGTRYGTSETGVIVTEGTVEVSTTAETLTLHAGEAADLEDNHLSARTADADAVAWRDGQLVFSSRPLSQVLEVLARYRHGRILLLNDRAAGRPVSGVFDLTDTDAALTALADSLGLSVTRLPGLTLLR; encoded by the coding sequence ATGAGCATTGACGAGGAAGCCGCTCTTTGGGTCGCGCGTCTGCAATCCTCGGATGCCACCAATGCCGACCGCGCGGCCTTTGCCAAATGGCAGGACTCCGATCCGCGCCATGCGGCGGCCTATGCGGAACTTCGCGCGCTTTGGGGCAATCTGGCCGAGATCCGGATCAAATCGCCGCGCAAGCGCCGGGTGCAGGCCACAGGCGCTGTTCTGGTCGTCGCTCTGGCTTTGCTGTTTGGGCCCGAGCTCGCCCTTCGCCTGCGCGCGGATGCCACGGCGCCGGTCGGGCAAGTGGTCCATATGACCCTGCCCGATGGCAGCCGTCTTGATCTCGACAGCGGCGCGGCGGTGGTCCTCGATTTTGACGGGCACAAGCGGCAGGTGCAAGTTCTGCGCGGCACGGTCTTTGCCGAGGTCGTCCCGGACACCCAGCGCCCATTTCTGATCCAGGCCGACGCGCTGACCGCAAAAGCTGTCGGGACGCGGTACGGCACCAGCGAAACCGGCGTGATCGTCACCGAAGGCACTGTCGAAGTCAGCACGACTGCCGAAACCCTGACCCTTCACGCCGGAGAGGCCGCCGATCTTGAGGACAACCACCTCAGCGCGCGGACCGCTGACGCCGATGCCGTGGCTTGGCGGGACGGGCAGTTGGTCTTTTCCAGCCGCCCTCTCTCGCAGGTCTTGGAGGTGCTCGCGCGCTATCGCCATGGTCGCATTCTGCTTTTGAACGATAGGGCGGCGGGCAGGCCCGTTTCCGGGGTCTTTGACCTCACCGACACGGATGCCGCCCTGACCGCCCTTGCGGATAGCCTCGGGTTAAGCGTCACACGCCTGCCGGGTCTGACGCTTTTGCGGTGA
- a CDS encoding amino acid ABC transporter ATP-binding protein, with translation MSDAQLAALAADPALSPAPQTAISISGLGKWYGAYHALRNIDLEVRRGERIVLCGPSGSGKSTLIRCINRLEKHDEGRIIVDGVELSEDLRKIDEVRRDVGMVFQHFNLFPHLTILENCTLAPIWVRKMDRREAEATAMHFLERVRIPDQAHKYPGQLSGGQQQRVAIARSLCMSPRIMLFDEPTSALDPEMIKEVLDTMVGLAEEGMTMLCVTHEMGFAKEVANRVLFMDRGEIVESSAPEDFFDNPRHERTRLFLSQIL, from the coding sequence ATGTCCGACGCCCAGCTCGCCGCCCTTGCGGCAGATCCCGCCCTTTCCCCTGCACCTCAAACCGCCATTTCCATTTCCGGCCTCGGGAAATGGTATGGTGCCTACCACGCCTTGCGAAACATCGACCTTGAAGTGCGGCGCGGCGAGCGCATCGTCCTATGCGGCCCGTCCGGGTCGGGTAAATCGACGCTCATCCGCTGCATCAACCGCCTTGAAAAGCACGACGAGGGCCGGATCATCGTCGATGGGGTCGAGCTGTCCGAGGATCTGCGCAAGATCGACGAGGTTCGGCGCGATGTCGGCATGGTCTTCCAGCACTTCAACCTCTTCCCCCATCTGACCATTCTCGAAAACTGCACGCTCGCGCCGATCTGGGTCCGCAAGATGGACCGCCGCGAGGCAGAGGCGACCGCGATGCATTTCCTTGAACGCGTGCGCATCCCCGATCAGGCACATAAATATCCGGGCCAGCTCTCTGGCGGTCAGCAGCAGCGCGTGGCGATCGCGCGCTCCCTGTGCATGAGCCCGCGGATCATGCTGTTTGACGAGCCGACCTCGGCGCTGGATCCCGAGATGATCAAGGAGGTGCTCGATACGATGGTCGGCCTCGCCGAAGAGGGCATGACGATGCTTTGCGTCACCCATGAAATGGGCTTTGCCAAAGAGGTCGCCAATCGCGTCCTGTTCATGGATCGCGGAGAGATCGTCGAAAGCAGCGCGCCGGAAGATTTCTTCGACAACCCCCGGCACGAGCGCACGCGGCTGTTTCTGTCACAGATCCTTTGA
- a CDS encoding amino acid ABC transporter permease, whose amino-acid sequence MSSDTVVKDRQPPFRSAPAGEAPPRHWLSLELVGNVLVASVLLLCLLPLWNWGVRDAVWTGDQAACQQAGAGACWAYVAQKSRFFLLGFYPAEQQWRPVLGSLVILALVGASVTPRFWRPALLGAWLAGVVVFFWLMAGGLGLPMVSSNLWSGLPVTLMLTAFALAFGFPLGALLALGRSSDFPLIRIACTVWIETIRGLPFISILFMANILLPLFLPAGVDIDKLLRVQLAFILLASAYIAEVVRGGLQSIPKGQREAAAALGLGYWRCTLLVVLPQALRLVIPSLVNTSIAFLKDTSLIVVIGLFDLLGTVKAANSDSAWLGHATEGYLTATVIYFLLCFSLSRFGTRLERRNARLGRSTKPAADPA is encoded by the coding sequence ATGTCTAGTGATACTGTAGTCAAGGATCGCCAGCCGCCATTCCGCTCTGCGCCGGCAGGTGAGGCCCCCCCGCGACATTGGCTCAGCCTCGAGCTGGTCGGAAACGTCCTTGTCGCGAGCGTCTTGCTGCTCTGCCTGCTGCCGCTTTGGAACTGGGGCGTGCGGGATGCGGTCTGGACCGGAGACCAAGCCGCCTGCCAGCAAGCTGGCGCGGGCGCGTGCTGGGCCTATGTCGCTCAAAAATCCCGCTTCTTCCTGCTGGGCTTTTACCCCGCCGAGCAGCAATGGCGGCCCGTTCTGGGCAGTCTGGTGATCCTCGCGCTGGTCGGTGCCAGCGTCACGCCACGCTTCTGGCGACCCGCGCTTCTGGGCGCCTGGCTCGCGGGTGTCGTGGTCTTTTTCTGGCTGATGGCGGGCGGGCTTGGCCTGCCGATGGTCTCGAGCAATCTGTGGAGCGGCCTGCCCGTCACCCTGATGCTGACCGCCTTCGCGCTGGCCTTCGGCTTTCCTCTGGGCGCCCTTCTGGCCCTTGGCCGCAGCTCGGATTTCCCGCTGATCCGCATCGCCTGCACTGTCTGGATCGAGACCATTCGCGGCCTGCCCTTCATCTCGATCCTGTTCATGGCCAATATCCTGCTGCCGCTGTTCCTGCCCGCAGGCGTCGATATCGACAAGCTGTTGCGCGTGCAGTTGGCCTTCATCCTGCTCGCCTCGGCCTATATCGCCGAAGTGGTGCGCGGCGGGCTTCAGTCCATCCCGAAGGGCCAGCGCGAAGCGGCGGCGGCGCTTGGTCTGGGCTATTGGCGCTGCACTCTGCTGGTCGTTTTGCCTCAGGCGCTTCGGTTGGTGATCCCGTCTCTGGTCAACACCTCGATCGCCTTTCTCAAGGATACGTCGCTCATCGTGGTCATCGGCCTCTTCGATCTGCTCGGTACGGTCAAGGCCGCCAATTCTGACAGCGCTTGGCTTGGCCACGCCACGGAAGGTTATCTCACCGCAACCGTCATCTACTTCCTCCTGTGCTTTTCGCTGAGCCGGTTCGGCACGCGCCTCGAGCGGCGCAACGCTCGCCTTGGCCGCAGCACGAAACCGGCGGCAGACCCCGCCTGA
- a CDS encoding RNA polymerase sigma factor, translated as MTGAPDLVRQLHRGEGSRLLRFFRRGLASPQDAADAVQETFLRMLRAPRPDEIADPQAYLYAVARSVAIEAGRRTHLERAMIADLPDAVDQIASDAPEIERRIAAKQELVLMARAIRGLPRRCQQVFILSRLHGQSNGQIALSLGISRNMVEKHIMRALLTCRALRWELAGG; from the coding sequence ATGACGGGCGCTCCGGATCTTGTCAGGCAGCTGCATCGCGGTGAAGGCTCGCGGCTCCTGCGCTTCTTCCGCCGGGGGCTCGCCTCGCCTCAGGATGCAGCCGATGCGGTGCAGGAAACCTTCCTGCGCATGCTGCGCGCGCCGCGCCCCGACGAGATCGCCGATCCTCAGGCCTATCTTTACGCGGTGGCGCGTTCGGTCGCGATCGAGGCCGGGCGCCGGACCCATCTCGAGCGCGCGATGATCGCCGATCTCCCCGATGCCGTGGACCAGATTGCCAGCGATGCCCCCGAGATCGAGCGCCGCATTGCCGCGAAACAGGAGCTGGTTCTGATGGCCCGCGCCATCCGGGGCCTGCCAAGGCGATGCCAGCAGGTCTTCATCCTCAGCCGGCTGCACGGCCAGTCGAATGGACAGATCGCCCTCAGCCTCGGGATCTCGCGCAATATGGTCGAAAAACACATCATGCGCGCGCTGCTGACCTGCCGCGCGCTCCGATGGGAGCTCGCGGGCGGATGA